Part of the Pseudarthrobacter sp. L1SW genome, ATTGCCGCCTGCGGGACTGATTATGGCGCTCACAGCCCCACCTGGATTTCCCGGTTCACGGACATGAGCCGGCAGGCGGCCGTATACCGTGACCGGCGGGTCCTGCTCGCGGGCGACGCCGCGCACGTGCATGCACCGGACGGCGGCCAGGGCCTGAACATCGGGGTGCAGGACGCGGTGAACCTGGGCTGGAAGCTGGGGCAGGTGGTCAACGGCGTGGCTCCCGACTCCCTTCTGGATACCTACCATTCGGAGCGCCACCCCGTGGCCGCCCGGGTGCTGCGCAACACCATGGCGCAGAGCGTGCTGCGCCGCCCGGACCCGCGGATCAAGGCGGCAGGGGAAGTTGTTGCCGAGCTCCTCGGCATGGAGGAGCCCCGGAAGCGGTTCGCCGGGATGCAGTCCGGCCTGGATGTCCGGTACGACCTCGGCGAGGGCCACCCGCTGCTGGGGCGCCGGATGCCCGACGCCGACCTTGTCACCCGGGAAGGACCCCGCACGGTGTATTCGCTGCTGCATGACGCCCGGCCGCTGCTGCTGAATCTGGGGGTGCCGGGCGCCTTCGACGCTTTGCCGCGGCCGGAGCGGGTGAAGCTGGTGGACGCCCGCTGCGATGGTCCGTGGGAGCTTCCGGTGCTCGGTGACGTCACTGCCCCCGGCGCCGTCCTGGTCCGGCCCGACGGGTATGTTGCCTGGGTCGGGGAGGGAAAGGACGCGGACCTCAGCGAGGCGCTGGCCAGGTGGTCCGGACCCGCCCTAGGTTAGGAGCATGACCACCAAAACGGCCCTTGTTACAGGAGCATCCTCAGGCATCGGGGAGGCCGCCGCCCTCAAGCTGCAGGGGCTCGGCTTTACCGTGTACGGCGCGGCCAGGCGTGCGGACAGGCTGCAGGAACTGGCGGCGGAGGGCATCCGGCCGCTCGCCATGGACGTGACGGACGAAGCGTCCATGAGTGCTGGTGTCGAGGAGATCGTCGCCGGGACCGGCCGCATCGACGTCCTGGTGAACAACGCAGGCTACGGCTCCTACGGTGCGCTCGAGGATGTCCCCATCGATGAAGGCCGCCGCCAGTTCGAGGTGAACGTCTTCGGCGCCATCCGCCTGGCGCAGCTGGTGCTGCCGCACATGCGTGCGCAGCGTTCGGGCATCGT contains:
- a CDS encoding FAD-dependent monooxygenase — its product is MTGHAVVIVGGGPTGLMLAGELALAGVDAAIVERRHSQELAGARAGGLHARTIEVLDQRGIAGRFIAEGQVAQVAGFAQTRLDISDFPTRHPYGLGLWQNHIERILAGWVAELPVTFHRGTEVTGLAQDSAGVDLHVRDGRTLRGSYVVGCDGGRSLVRKASGIDFPGWDPTTSALIAEVEMTGQPEFGVHQNAFGIHSFGRREYKIVDGNVVYADSGPVGVMVTEEHVGPATEPTLADLRAALIAACGTDYGAHSPTWISRFTDMSRQAAVYRDRRVLLAGDAAHVHAPDGGQGLNIGVQDAVNLGWKLGQVVNGVAPDSLLDTYHSERHPVAARVLRNTMAQSVLRRPDPRIKAAGEVVAELLGMEEPRKRFAGMQSGLDVRYDLGEGHPLLGRRMPDADLVTREGPRTVYSLLHDARPLLLNLGVPGAFDALPRPERVKLVDARCDGPWELPVLGDVTAPGAVLVRPDGYVAWVGEGKDADLSEALARWSGPALG